The Saccharomyces mikatae IFO 1815 strain IFO1815 genome assembly, chromosome: 13 genome has a segment encoding these proteins:
- the ADD37 gene encoding Add37p (similar to Saccharomyces cerevisiae ADD37 (YMR184W); ancestral locus Anc_6.263), with product MTIKPTKSFQNCLEAEVPGYNDCPTVLFSIDPNSGPRPKSKPRTKTKRCVSGTLATEVFDLYGNTKTATTPPPVLKKSPVSAIQQESTCEGESVEGHTDRQYNIISYNEDELLTKINNLSEPGSKLSSKELDFYKKKLDSNIAKILQSDHTKIVLSQIFDETDKKAAVKTIKHWMVTDTTISNWCPAFLKLFENQSQK from the coding sequence ATGACTATTAAACCAACGAAAAGTTTCCAGAACTGTCTTGAAGCTGAAGTGCCAGGGTATAACGATTGTCCCACAGTTTTGTTCTCAATCGACCCTAACAGCGGCCCCAGACCTAAATCAAAACCAAGaacgaaaacaaaaagatgCGTGAGCGGAACACTTGCCACAGAAGTATTCGATCTTTATGGGAACACTAAAACAGCTACAACGCCGCCGCCAGTGCTGAAAAAATCACCTGTATCTGCCATTCAACAAGAATCTACTTGTGAGGGCGAATCTGTGGAAGGCCATACTGATAGACAATACAACATAATATCATACAATGAGGACGAATTACTTACTAAGATTAATAACCTTTCTGAACCCGGCTCAAAGTTGTCATCGAAAGAACTGGacttttacaaaaaaaagttggaTTCAAATATTGCCAAGATTTTACAAAGCGATCACACTAAGATAGTGCTCTCGCAGATTTTCGATGAAACAGACAAAAAAGCGGCTGTAAAAACCATTAAACATTGGATGGTTACGGACACGACAATTTCTAATTGGTGTCCAGCTTTCTTGAAGCTTTTTGAAAACCAGTCCCAGAAATAg